CTGGTAAGCTTTGTATCAAATGTTATGAGCCTTTTGCCGGGTGATATTATATCAACAGGCACACCCCCGGGCATAGGCCCAATAAGGAAGGGCGATACTGTTGAAGTAGAAGTTCAGGGTATTGGTAAATTAAAGAACAGGTTGCGTTAACCTCAAAAGTGCATTAAAATAAAAGCACAAAGCTTGGAGTCTTGATGCGGTTCTGTGGATATACCCTTTTCGATTACATTATTTGGGTTAACATCGGCTTGCGATATTACGATATATATCCATTAATCAACCGAGGGAATACTTGCAATTAATAACAAATTGTTGTGAAACATAAAGCATGCTTTACAAGATAAAACAGCTTCTAAAACGATGCCATCATGTCGTAGTAACCGATACAACGCGCGATATTATTCTCAGCATAATTATAGGCATATTAACCGGACTGGCCAGTGTTTATATAATTAAATTAGAAGGCTCTATTGAACGATTACTTTATTCAAGACAGAATTATGTATTTAATATAAGGCATGTATTAAGATTGAAAACTTTAATAATTTTCCTGCTGCCGCTATCCGGAGCGATTTTTTTTATAATTGTAAAAACACTATTTTTTAAAGACCAGAAAATGGGCTATGGGTTTCCTGATTTTATAGTAAATGTGAACAAACATAACGCAAAGATAAGTATTAAGACAGTACTTTACCTTTTGCTTTTTACACCCATTATCATTGGGACGGGCAATATGGCAGGTGTAGAAGGGCCGATAGCACAGATAGGCGGCGGGTTCGGATCTTTCCTCTCCGATTTAATGGGTGAGGAAAACAGAAAAAGGCGTAAATTGCTCATCGCAGCCGGTACTGCGGCAGGCATTGCTTCCATCTTCAATGCACCGATTACCGGTGTATTCTTCGCGATAGAGATTGTATTACTTGGAGAATACAACCTTAACTCGCTGAGCCTCATTGTTATTTCAGCAATAACCGGCACACTTGTAAGAAGAAGCTTTCTTGGTAATGATGCCATCTTTTTTGTACCAACTCATAGGTTCTCCGGTTTATACCCCTTGATTGGGTATGCATTCCTCGGTATCTTTGTGGGTGTTTTTGCCTTCCTGTTTGAAAAATGGTTCTTCAAATCAGCTGATTATTTTAAAGGTCTTAAATTAAGGGCTAATACGAAACCCCTGATAGGCAGTGCTGTTATAGGTATGATTGGGATATTGTTGCCTATGTCCCTCGGCAACGGCTATCCGGTAATAAGCATGGCACTCACAGATAAATTAAGTTTTTTTCTCATACTTTTCCTTTTTATTGCAAAGTTTATCGGTACTCCTATCACCATTGGTTCAGGATTACCGGGAGGCATCTATGCTCCATCACTTTACATAGGGGCAATGCTGGGAGGTACAATCGGATATGTCTTTACATTCTTATTTCCGCACAACCCTGTATCTATCGGCGTTTTTGCTATTATTGGAATGTCTGCCTTTCTTGTTTCCATTACGCATGCACCCTTTACGGGTATATTTCTTGTGTTTGAGTTAACGAATGACTATAAGATTATCATTCCATTCATGCTGGCCTCCATTACTGCAATTCTGATCAAAACACGCATTTTCCCCGATTCAATAGAGCATTATCCAATAAGAGAGTTTATCAAACGCGTGGAGATTGAAGAAGAAAAACGCGATGCTGAAATCTGATACCTCTTAAACATAAAGAATGAATTGCATTACAAGAAAATTAGTGGCGGACAAAATCCGAATAAGGTTTGATAAAAAGATTCGTACGCTTCAATTAAATG
The genomic region above belongs to Deltaproteobacteria bacterium and contains:
- a CDS encoding chloride channel protein, whose amino-acid sequence is MLYKIKQLLKRCHHVVVTDTTRDIILSIIIGILTGLASVYIIKLEGSIERLLYSRQNYVFNIRHVLRLKTLIIFLLPLSGAIFFIIVKTLFFKDQKMGYGFPDFIVNVNKHNAKISIKTVLYLLLFTPIIIGTGNMAGVEGPIAQIGGGFGSFLSDLMGEENRKRRKLLIAAGTAAGIASIFNAPITGVFFAIEIVLLGEYNLNSLSLIVISAITGTLVRRSFLGNDAIFFVPTHRFSGLYPLIGYAFLGIFVGVFAFLFEKWFFKSADYFKGLKLRANTKPLIGSAVIGMIGILLPMSLGNGYPVISMALTDKLSFFLILFLFIAKFIGTPITIGSGLPGGIYAPSLYIGAMLGGTIGYVFTFLFPHNPVSIGVFAIIGMSAFLVSITHAPFTGIFLVFELTNDYKIIIPFMLASITAILIKTRIFPDSIEHYPIREFIKRVEIEEEKRDAEI